The following are from one region of the Odontesthes bonariensis isolate fOdoBon6 chromosome 12, fOdoBon6.hap1, whole genome shotgun sequence genome:
- the nfe2l2a gene encoding nuclear factor erythroid 2-related factor 2a: MMMEMEAIRSSQQDMDLIDILWKQDIDLGARREVFDYNHRQKEHELQRQRELEEEKRLHLLREQEKALLAQLQLDEETGEYIPCPPASAPLQAAVPPLEITQNVAFTEETGDGMSFDECLQLLAETFHVEETENTPVCLDTPAVSVPSSSNIMMSPEEPALSPAALSSGQLTPPQRMSPDLEQAWIEILSLPELQQCLNMQMEDTLETTTYPFPNGPEVQNPNYPNHQLIQTPTFYPTTSLTDVKTNSLNVGPAEFMNTFDGSVSSVSPSDDLSQMTVDAPQLNANFSAESFCDMFYPSTVLEESGGQHSVEGSESMPDIPNKAPYMPTDLHSLSPGDALDRSKQNLTAELPDSDSGISTNASPNASSPSKSVYGSGSCGYSDSDMEEMDHNPGSAESDYSEMFSLDFQPDDFVPVIPVSAPIEQPQHLEKKPKQHKVDPAEEGGHDGAPFTKDKSKKRSDLRLSRDEQRAKTLKIPFTVDMIINLPVDDFNEMMSKHQLNEAQLALVRDIRRRGKNKVAAQNCRKRKMENIVGLETDLDSLKEEKERLASEKSKNTTDLKEMKRQLNSLYLEVFGMLKDEKGNSYSPSQYSLQQSTDGSIFLVPRIKKTFKSEDSHLSPL; this comes from the exons ATGATGATGGAAATGGAGGCGATCCGTTCCAGTCAACAG GACATGGACCTGATTGACATACTGTGGAAGCAGGACATCGATCTGGGTGCCAGGCGCGAGGTGTTCGACTACAACCACCGTCAGAAGGAGCATGAGCTGCAGAGGCAGcgggagctggaggaggagaagaggctGCACTTGCTGCGGGAGCAGGAGAAGGCCCTGCTGGCACAGCTACAGCTAGATGAGGAGACGGGAGAGTACATACCTTGCCCGCCAGCCAGCGCCCCGCTGCAGGCGGCCGTCCCACCCCTCGAGATTACTCAG AATGTCGCTTTCACAGAGGAGACCGGCGATGGCATGTCATTTGATGAATGTTTACAGCTCCTGGCAGAGACGTTCCATGTAGAGGAAACCGAG AATACTCCAGTTTGCCTGGACACACCCGCCGTTTCAGTgcccagcagcagcaacatcatGATGTCCCCCGAGGAGCCAGCTCTGTCGCCAGCCGCCCTctcctcaggtcagctgacacCGCCACAGAGGATGTCTCCAGACTTGGAACAGGCCTGGATTGAGATTTTGTCCCTCCCTGAGCTACAG CAATGTCTGAACATGCAAATGGAGGACACATTGGAAACCACAACTTACCCTTTTCCAAATGGTCCTGAAGTACAGAATCCAAACTACCCAAACCATCAACTAATCCAAACTCCAACGTTTTACCCAACGACGAGTCTCACAGATGTGAAAACAAACAGTTTAAACGTTGGCCCCGCAGAGTTTATGAATACATTTGATGGCTCCGTGTCCAGTGTGTCTCCATCTGATGATCTGAGCCAGATGACAGTGGACGCCCCTCAGTTAAACGCAAACTTCAGTGCAGAAAGTTTCTGTGACATGTTTTATCCCAGCACTGTGCTTGAAGAGAGTGGCGGTCAGCACAGCGTAGAAGGAAGTGAAAGTATGCCCGACATCCCAAACAAGGCCCCTTATATGCCCACGGACCTTCACAGCCTCTCGCCCGGAGATGCACTTGACAGAAGCAAACAGAATCTGACAGCAGAACTTCCAGACTCAGATTCAGGAATCTCAACTAACGCAAGCCCAAATGCTAGTTCACCAAGCAAATCTGTGTACGGAAGCGGCTCCTGTGGTTACAGTGATTCAGACATGGAAGAGATGGACCACAACCCAGGGAGTGCAGAATCAGACTACTCAGAGATGTTTTCATTAGATTTCCAACCTGATGATTTTGTGCCTGTAATACCAGTGTCTGCACCAATTGAGCAGCCCCAGCATCTGGAAAAGAAACCCAAACAACACAAGGTGGACCCAGCCGAAGAGGGTGGTCACGACGGTGCTCCCTTCACCAAAGACAAATCGAAAAAACGCTCCGACTTGCGTCTCTCCAGAGACGAGCAGAGGGCCAAGACCCTCAAAATTCCTTTCACCGTTGACATGATTATCAATCTGCCCGTGGATGACTTCAACGAGATGATGTCAAAGCACCAACTGAACGAGGCCCAGCTGGCCCTGGTCCGCGACATACGCCGCCGCGGCAAGAACAAGGTTGCCGCGCAGAACTGCCGCAAACGCAAGATGGAGAACATAGTCGGTCTGGAGACCGACCTGGACTCActgaaggaggagaaagagcGTCTGGCGAGCGAGAAGAGCAAGAACACGACGGATCTGAAAGAAATGAAACGGCAGCTCAACAGCTTGTACCTGGAGGTCTTCGGCATGTTGAAGGATGAGAAGGGGAATTCTTATTCCCCGTCACAATATTCCCTTCAGCAGTCAACCGATGGCAGCATCTTCCTTGTTCCTCGCATTAAAAAGACTTTTAAGAGTGAAGACAGCCACTTATCTCCGTTGTAA
- the hnrnpa3 gene encoding heterogeneous nuclear ribonucleoprotein A3, producing MDSCKMENRDAKEPEQLRKLFIGGLSFETTEESLRAHFEQWGTLTDCVVMRDPNSKRSRGFGFVTYSSVIEVDDSMKARPHKVDGRVVEPKRAVSREDSNKPGAHLTVKKIFVGGIKEDTEEYHIREYFEKYGKIECIDIMEERSTGKKRGFCFVSFDDHDTVDKIVAQKYHIINFHNCEVRKALSKQEMNAMSSNRDRSGGSGSFMGRGGNFGGGGNFGRGGYGGGRGGYGNDFDNGPGGNYGGGPGYGGGRGGYGGGGGGGPGYGNQGGGFGGNCDGDYGGNSGGYGGGGNYNDFGNYGGQQSNYGPMKGNNFGGRNSGGPYGGGYSSSGGGGGGGYGSRRY from the exons aACCGTGATGCAAAAGAACCCGAACAGCTCCGAAAGCTTTTTATCGGAGGTCTGAGTTTTGAAACAACAGAGGAGAGTTTGCGGGCCCATTTTGAGCAATGGGGAACTCTTACAGATTGTGTG GTGATGAGGGATCCCAACAGCAAGCGGTCAAGAGGTTTCGGCTTTGTAACGTACTCCTCTGTAATCGAGGTTGATGATTCAATGAAAGCAAGGCCTCATAAAGTAGATGGCCGTGTTGTTGAACCAAAGAGGGCCGTGTCCAGAGAG GACTCCAACAAACCGGGCGCACATCTTACAGTAAAGAAAATATTTGTAGGCGGTATCAAGGAAGATACCGAGGAGTACCACATTCGGGAGTACTTTGAGAAATACGGAAAGATTGAATGCATTGACATCATGGAGGAACGCTCGACAGGGAAGAAGAGGGGATTCTGCTTCGTCTCCTTTGATGACCATGACACTGTCGACAAAATTGTCG CCCAGAAATACCACATAATTAACTTCCACAACTGTGAAGTCAGGAAAGCTCTGTCTAAACAGGAAATGAATGCTATGTCCAGTAACCGGG acAGGAGTGGAGGATCGGGAAGTTTCATGGGGAGAGGCGGTAACTTTGGAGGTGGTGGCAACTTTGGTCGAG GGGGCTACGGTGGAGGTCGTGGCGGTTACGGCAATGATTTTGACAATG GCCCAGGAGGAAACTATGGTGGTGGGCCAGGTTATGGAGGTGGCCGAGGGGGTTatggaggtggtggtggtggtggtccAGGATATGGCAATCAGGGTGGAGGATTTGGTGGCAACTGCGATGGAGATTATGGAGGGAATAGTGGAG GCTACGGAGGTGGTGGTAATTACAACGACTTTGGGAATTATGGCGGACAGCAGTCAAACTATGGGCCCATGAAGGGAAATAACTTTGGTGGCAGAAATTCGGGTGGACCCTATGGCG GTGGCTATAGCTCCAGTGGCGGCGGCGGCGGAGGAGGCTATGGCTCACGGCGGTATTAA